GCAGCAGCGACTGCTGGTACATGGCGGGCTGCACGATCGTCCAGCCCACCGAAGACCGCCGGACCAGGCTTTCGGCATGCAGTTTGCGGACGTGGTGCGGCATGTCGGGCAGATTCGCGTGCAGCACCGAGTAGTACACGAAGTGCCCGACGTGCTCGGCTGTCACGGCACGCAGGGCGTCGGCGGTATGGGTCTCCTCGCCGGCGTCGAACGGCGGCGCGATGAACACCAGCGTGTCGCACCCGGTCACCGCCGCCCTCAGCGAGCCCGGCCCGTCGAGGTCGATGGAGACCACGTCGTGCGCACCGGCCTCCCGGGCGGTCTCGGCGGAGCGCTCGCTGTGCACCAGGCCTCGGGTCCTGATCCCGCGCCGGGCGAGCTCGGCGACGACGTGCCGCCCCGTGTGACCGCCCGCTCCGATCACCGCAACCTGCTGTGTCATCCGGAAGCCATCCCTTCCGATGAGGGGTTGACGACGGTCATCCACATCGGCTTGTCGACGCGCTGCTGGATCGCGTCCACGGCTTTGATCGCGTCGGTGAGCGGGAACCGGTGGGTGATGAGCTCGTCGCACGCGAGGGCACCGGTCTCGAGCAACCGCAAGACCGCCCGCGTGTCGTTGCGGGTGCAGGCGCGCGTGGTGAGGAACCGCCAGCACCGCATCATCATCGCCACCGGTGGCAGCGCCAGCGGGGTGGCGTTGGCTCCCATGTGGACCAGCGAGCCGCCGGTGGCCAGTGCGGCCATCGCCTGGCCGGTGGCCGGTCCGTCCGGGATGAAGTCGATCACGGCATCGGCTCCGCCGGGCGCCAGTTCCCGCAGCCGTCCGGTCAGTGCGCCGCTCGCGGCCCAGCCTTCGGGAAGGTCGTCGAGGGCGACGAGACCGGTCGGCACGCCGGCCAGCCCGGCGACGGGCTCGAGCCGCGCACGGTCCCGGCCGACCAGGACGAGCTGCGCGATGCCGAAGTGTTCCGCGAGCTTGACGGTCGCGGTGCCCATGGTGCCGGTCGCGGCGGTCACGACGACGGTGGACCCGACCGGCAGGTCGGCGCACTTGAGCGCGCTCACCGCGTTGGCGAGGTCGTGCACCTTGGCCGCGACGTCGAAACCGACCGAGTCCGGCAGGGCGTCGATCAGCCAGTGCGGAACCCGGATGTACTCCGCGAGCCCGCCGTCGTGGTACTCCGCGTAGAGCGGCATGGCGCCCTGGCCGAGGGCCGCGTGCCCGAGCAGGGCGCTCTGGGCGCACATCATGTCGCGGTCGGTGCGGCAGTGGGCGCAGTCACGGCAGTTCAGGACCGGGTGCACCCGGACGCGGTCGCCCACGGTGCGGCCGCGCACGTCACGGCCGACGGCGGCGATGGTGCCGGCGGCTTCGTGGCCCACGGTGGTGGGCAGGTGTTTGAACACGCCCATCTGCAGCAGGCGCATGATGCCCGGAGCCAAGCCTGCCGAGGCGACTTTGACGACCACGTCGAGCGGACCGGGCTCCGGGACGGGAACCTCTTCCAGGACCAGCGTTTCCGCGCCGCGATGGGCGCGGAGTGCGAGCATCGTGGTCATGAGCAAACCTCCGCGCCGAGGGTGGCGAGCCGTTCGGGCGTGTAGGTGTCGGCGATGCGGCTGGTCTCGGCGATCTGCGGCAGTTCGCGGTGCGAGAGCAGGCTGAGGTAGGCACCGGCCTCGGTCGCGGCGCTGGCGTGGGCGATCCCGAGCGGGATGCGCACGAAGTCACCGGGCTCGAGGTCGACGACACCGCGCTGGGTGAGCAGGGTCCGGCGGCCGTGCGCCTGGTACTGGATCTCGTCGGCGTCGAGGGTGCGCCGGTAGCGCCGCTCGCCGCCGGGGGCGACGCGCACGTGACCGAGCCGGATGCGGTCGGTCCCGTACAGCCAGGTGGTGGCCTGGCCGGGGTCGGGCCGCAGGAGCTGGATGCGGCGGCGCGCACCGTGGACGTGGCCGAGCAGCTGCTCTTCGTCGGCCGGGAAGACGGTGATGTCGTGGCCGACCGAACCCATGCACTGGGTGATCGCCTCGTTGGCCTCCCCCGCCCGCCAGCCGGGGAACGCGGGGAACCTCGTCTGGGACTCGCGCGTGCCCGGCACCAGCTCGCTGACCGGCGCCGGAATGTAGAACAGCAGGTGGCTGTCGGCCACGCAGTAGTTGTCGTGCGCCACCCCACGGGGGATGCGGGAGAAGTCGCCGGGCCGGTGGTCGAGCACACCGAGCTCGGTCATCAGGGCACGTTCGCCGGCGATCTGGTAGGAAATCTCGTCCACGTCGCAGTTGCGGTGGTAGAACGGCTGCCGGCCCTCCAGGATCTGCCACTCGACGCGGACCTCGTCGTTCTCGTAGACACCGCGTGGCGGGGCGTACGGCAGATCCTGGTATTCCTGCGGGTAGTGCACCACCGACAACGGCGGGTGCTCACCCCACAGCTTGACCGGCACCTTCGGTGGGTGCGGAGGCGACAGAAGCAGGTGCTCGTCGCGTACGACGCTCTGCAGAGGTTCCGCGGAACCCAGAGCGATGATGTCTTCGACTACCCGCACGGGGAGGCCTCCTCGTCTCGAACTGGCATCGGCGCGATTGCCCTTATTTCTTCCGGCCCCAGAACATTTCGATGCCACGCCACTCGAACACGCGCGGATCGGCCACGCGGTCGCCGAAAGCGGCCCGGACCTCCTCACCCGAGTAGTACGGGATCTCGACGGGTGGGACGAACTCGAACATCTTCCGGAACCACTGGCTCAGGTGCACGTCGGCGTCGACGCGCGACTCGAAGGTCGGTCCCCGGAGGACCGCTTCGGCCAGCACGATCCGCCTTCCGGGCTTCAGGACGCGCAGGAGGTCACCGGCCGTCTCCGCCCAGTCGTCGCAATGCTGCGTGGCCTGGAGCACGGCGACGCAGTCGTAGGATTCGTCCTCGGCTCCGTCGGCGTAGTCCCACCGCCAGCACCCGCGCACTCCGTTGCGGCCCTTCGTACCGGACAGCACGGCGCGGCGGCCGTCGAGGATGATCTCCGTCGAGTCGACCGTCCCTTCCGGACCGACGAGTGCCTGGATCTCCTTGTCCCAGCCCGCCGGACCGACGCCCTCCCCGATCAGCAGCACGCGGTCGCCGGGCCGCAGCTCCAGCAATCCGTACACGATCTCGGACACCGGCCTGGCCGGCTCGCGCCAGATGTAGGGCAGCCCGCCCGCGATCGACACCGCGAGCTCCCACTTCCGCCGCGCCTCGGGATCGCGGATCTCCGGACCCATCAGGTCCTCGTCCCAGGGCTGGATGTAGTCCCACGGGTTACCCGTCTCCATCACCTTCCACCTTTCATCGCAAAGTTGTTCGTCGCGTCGCCGACGGAAGTTCGCCGAAACGCTCGCGGTAGGCGGCCGCGAACCGGCCGAGATGGGTGAACCCGGCATTCAGGGCGATCACGCCCGTCTTCTGCCGGGACGCCGGCAACGCGGCACGGACCCGGTCCAGCCGGAGGTTGCGGACGTGCGTCATGGGTGACACGCCGAGGTGCTCGCGGAACGCCGCGTCGACCGTGCGCGCGCTGCGTCCCGCTGCCTGCGCGAGGTCCCCCAGCGTGATCCGTTCGGCGAGGTGGGCCTCGATGTACTCGACGGCCCGGGCGAGGTACCGCGGACCGAAGTCTTCCGGAAGCAGCCCGGAATGCGTGTGGCGGTGCGCGAGCAGCAGGCTCGTGACGAGTGATCGCACCTCCGCCTCGCGGACGGCGGGCCGGCCCAGCAGGCCGTGCACGAGGTCGCGGATGCCCGGCCCGGTCGGCTGCGCGAGGTCGAGGGCGAGCGTGAACCGCGGATCCGTCCCGGGTTCCCGGCCGAGCAACGCGGTCAGTTCCCGCCGCACCAACCGGCGGTACAACCGGACGACGAGCATCCCGGCCGGTCCCCCGCCGGGCCGGACCACCAGCCGCTCACCGGGGTTCACGACCGCGGCGACCGAGCGAGTGACCCGAAGCCGCTGCCCGTCCCGCTCGATGGGGAGTTCACCGAAGATTCCGAAGACCACGAGGTAGGACGATTCCCGCTGGGCCGAGGCGATCGCTTCGAGACCGAGGCCGGATGCGGCGAACCCGACGGCGAACTCGTCGTCAACGAAGCCGTGCACCGGCCGGTGAGACAACAAAGCCGAGCTCATGACGTCTTGCGCCAGCCCGGCAGCTGGCCACCCCAGAGGTTGACGCTGCGCGGCACCGGGGTCCACCGGCGGGGCACGTAGGTGACACGGTCGTCGTGGAACTTCTCCATCTCCGCGGACAGCTCCACGTGGTTGCCGGCGGGGTCGTCGAAGAAGACGAAGAGGTTGTTGCCCGGCCCGTGCCGGCCCGGCCCCCACACGACGTCGACTTCTTCCTCGGTGAGCCGGTCGCACCAGGCCTTGAAGTCTTCCCACTGCGCCAGGTCGTAGGAGTAGTGGTCCAGTCCCGCCCGCGGGCCCCGCACGATCGCGAGCGTGTGGTGGTCGGAGTTGCTGCGCAGCCAGGCGAAACCGCCGTCGGCGAGCTGGTCCGAGATGCGGAATCCGGCCACCCCGGTGTAGAACGCGGCCATCCTGGCGACGTCGGTCGTGGCGAGCGTGACGTGCTGGTACTTGATCGGCCGCCGCCCGGTGTCCGCGGCGTGCTCACCCGAGCGCCGCACCGGACCGTGGAAGTGCACCGTGGTGCCGTCCGGGTCGGTGCACACCAATCCGGACGGCTCGGCCACGGCCTCGTCCACGAAGGACTCGTCCAACCGGGACACCGGGTGACCGGCTTCGCGAAGCCGCTTCTCCAGTGCGTCCAAGCCGCCAGGGTCGGCGATCTCGAAAGCGATGTGGTCCACCGCCGGTTCGCCGGGCAGCAGATCGATGACGTGGTGCCCGCGGCCCCAGCCGAGCCGCGCGCCGCCGCCCGAGAGCTCCGCCTGCGGTTCCATGCCGAGCACGCGGCAGTAGAACTCGCTGCACGCGGCGACATCGGGCACCCGCAGGCCGAGGTGTGACGTGGCGGTCCTGCGCAACGTCCCAGCGGTTTCCGGTTCGGGCAGGGTGACCCGTTCTTGGTGTGGCACGTCCGTTCCTTTCGTGTTACGCGGCCGCCGTCGCGGGCCGCGCGGCCAGGTGCAAAGCAGTGAGGTCGGGTGCCTGACCGGCCGGCCACGTGGCAGCGACGAACCGATCCGGACGAAGCAGCACGAGCCGGCCCCGGTAGGCGGCGAACTCCTCGTCCAGACGGCCGTCGAGATCGATCAACGCGGTGAAGTCGCCGGCCGCGGGCATGCGGTCGTCGACCGGCACCTGCACCAGCGACGGTGACAGCACGGCCACCGATTCGGCCGCGCGGCGCACGTCGGCCGGGCCCACTCCGACACCCACCAGCGCCCAGCCCGGGCCGAGCGCGTCGTCCAGCAGCCGGATCCGCCTGCTGCCGGTGTCGAACACCCGTGGTTGCCCGACCGTCACCCCGACCAGCTCGCGTGGCCCCGAGAGCAGGCCGTCGGTGTAGACGTGGGGCGGGCGGAAGCGCATCTGCTCGAAGAACGAACGCCCCGCGTCGGTCTCCACCGCGGCGCCGATCAGCCGATCCCGGTGCCGTGCCAGGCGCGGGCGGGTCGTCATCACGATCCGGCCCAGGCGCTCCGACAGCCGCACGGTGGCTTCCGCGTGCGGTCGCCGTTCGGTCTCGTAGGTGTCCAAAGCGGACTCCGCCAGCCGACCGGCCAGCACATCGGTGATCTTCCACGCGAGGTTCGCGGCATCCCGGATGCCGGAGTTGAGGCCCTGACCGGCGAAGGGCGGCATCATGTGGGCCGCGTCGCCGAGCAGGAAGGTGCCGCCCACGCGCCAGCGGTCGGCAACCACGGCGTGGAACCGGTAGGTGACCAGTCGTTCGACCTGCGCGGGGGTGACCTCCCGGTAGGGCGCCAGCAACCGGCGCACCAAGCCGAGGTCCGGTCGCACGCCCGGTTCGCCTTCGCCCGGCCGCAGCAGGAACTCATACCGGCAGCGCCCGTCCCGCCCGGGGATGATGACGTGCGGGCGATCCGGGTCGCCGTGGTGCATCCCGTAGCGCTCGTCGTGCCGGTCGCCGAGCAGGTCGGCCACCAGCCACGCGTCGCCGTAGCTGCGGCCGGTCATGCCGATGCCCAGCTGTTCCCGGACGGTCGAGCGGCCCCCGTCGCACCCAAGCACGAAGCGGGCTCGCACCGGTCCTCGCGTGGTCTGCAGCTCGACACCGTCGGCGTCTTGTGCCAGCGCCGTGACGGCGGTCCCCAGATGCAGCGTGACATTCGGCCGGGCGCGCAGGTGCGCCGCGAGTTCGCGTTCCAGGTCCGGCTGTGCGAACGGGTTCTTGGACGGGTAGCCGAACCGGCACGGCTGGGCCGCCCGCGTCTGGAACACCGGCCGTCCGGTGGCGTCGTAGTAGCGGGTCCCCGTGCCGGGCACGATGATCTTCAGGATGCAGTCGGCCAGCCCGGCCCACTGATAGACCCGCAACGACTCGTCGTCGATGCTGATCGCCTTGGGCTCGTCGCTGGTCCGGGTGCGGCGTTCGAGCACGGTCACCCGGACACCGCGCGCGGCGAGCAGCGCGGCCGCCGTCATCCCGACCGGTCCGGCGCCCACGACCACGACGTCGCTGTCCTGCCTGCCCACACGTTGTCCCTTCTCCGACAGCCTGGTTTCCCGTTCCGGCGATCTCAGCCTCAGGCTATGGTCCTGTTTTATGAAACACAAGTCCTGTTTTACAGGACAAACCCGAGGTGCGGCCGAGTACACCGGTGCCGGCCGTTTCGGTTAGGTTGTCGGGTATGACAGGGGATTCGGCGCGCTCCGGCAGCACCTACCGGGAACGCAACTCCACAGCGGACAAAGCGCTGGACATCCTCATGATGTTCGACGACCAGCACCTGGCACTGTCCGCGGCGGACGTCGCCCGGCAGCTGGGCGTCGCCCGCTCGACCGCGTACCGCTACCTGCAAAGCCTCGTCGGCACCCAATTCCTCGAAGAAGCCGACACCGGGGGCTACCGCCTCGGCAGCCGAGTACTCGAGCTGGCACGGCTGGCCCGCCGCGGGCTCGGTCTCTCCGAAGCGGCGCGGCCGGTCATGCGACGGCTCGCCGCCGACGTCGGCGAAGTCGTCCTGCTCACCCGCCTCGCCGGCGCCGCGGTGATCTGCCTGGAACGAGAGGACGCCGCCGCCCGCGCGGTCCGCATTTCCTACGAGCGCGGCGAAGTCCTCCCGATCAACGCCGGCGCGGCGGCCCACGTCCTGCTCGCCTGGCTGCCCCAGGAGCAGATCGACGCGGTGCTGGCCGGTGTGCGGTTCCCCGCCTTCACCGAACGCACCCTCACCACCAAGCGCGACCTCGCGCGCCGGCTGACCGAGACCCGCAAGCTCGGCTACGCGGCCAGCCGCGGCGAACTCGACCCGGACGTCCTCGGCGTCGCCGCCCCGATCCGCGACGAGAACGACGCCGTCGTGGCGGCCGTCAGCATCGCCGGGGTCTCCGCCCGCGTTCCCGACAGCCGGCTTCCCGCGCTCGCCGAAGCCGTCCGCGACGCCGCAACCGAAATCAGCGCGACACTGGCCCTGCGCGGCTGAGCACCACGGCTAGCCCGCATCCCGCGGCAACGGAGTTCCCCAGTCGGCGCCGAGGATTTCGCGCAGCTGCTCGACCCGGTCCAGGCCCAGGCGCTTCGCCAGTTCGTCTTCGAGCTCGACGAGAACCTTGCGCGCGGCACGCAGCCGGTCGGCAGCTCTGGCGGTCGGACGGACCAGCTTGCTGCGCGCCGACGACGGATCCGGCCCGACTTCCAGCAGGTCGGCCTGGACCAGTTCACGCACCGCCTGGTGCGCCGACTGGCGCGTGGTGCCCATGCGCCGGGCCAGCTCCGCGATCGAGGTCCCGTCCCAGTCGACCTGGGCAAACATCTCGAACTGCCCCATGCTCAGCGCCGGATCGCCCTGGAGCGCGAGCCGCGACTGCACGCCGTCCCGGTACCACCGGTAGGCCTTTCTGACCAAGGGCCCCAGGAGGGGACCGTCCTGGTCGAGCGTTTCGAACGCGGTTCTCTGCTGCGGCATGCTTCCCAGCATACCGTCAGGTACCCTGACAGTGTGCTGACATCGATGACAAAAGTAGCGGTGATCACCGGAGCGAGCCGCGGAATCGGCGCGGCGGCGGCGGTGGAGTTCGGCCGGCGCGGCTATGCCGTGGTGGTCAACTACCACAGCCGCAAGGACGCGGCGGACGCCGTGGTCGAGGCGGTCGAACAGGCCGGCGGCAAGGGAATCGCCGTCCCCGGCGACATGCGTATGCGGGACGAGGCGGCCGGTCTGATCAACGCGGCGGTCGAGCACTTCGGCCGCGTGGACACCCTGGTGTGCAACGCCGCGATCCAGGTCAAGCGGGCCGCGTTCGCCGACCTGCCATGGGACGATTTCGCCGCCAAAGTGACCGACGAACTGGCCGCCTCCTACCACGTCACGCAGCTCGCCCTGCCGATCATGCGGGAGCAGCGCTACGGCCGCCTGGTGTACGTGTCCAGCGGCATGGCGGAAGGCCCGGGCGCCCCGGACATGATCGGGCACGGTACGGCGAAAGCCGCGCTGAACACCTTCGCCCGCTACATCGCGCACGAAGAAGGACCGCACCGCATCATCGCCAACGTCGTGGCACCCGGCTACGTCCGCACCGACGCCACCGCGGCGGCGGCCACGGCGCTCAGGGGCATCGAAGCGAGGATCACCGAGCACTCCCCGCTGCGCAGGGTGGCGGACCCGGTCGACATCGGCCGCGTGATCGCCATGTTCGGCAGTGAGGACTGCAGTTACGCCACCGGCGTCGTGGTGCCGGTGAACGGCGGCATCATGCTGGCGCACTGAGAGAGCTGCCCGCTCGCAGCCGGACTGGCGTCGCTAGCGGGCGCTCTCGTCGGCCGAGGTGTCGATCTGGGTGGCGGCCCAGCTGGCGAGCAGGGCCAGCGCGTCACCGGACGGGGTGCCGGGTTCGGCGGTGTAGGCGGTCAGGGTGAGCTGTTCGCTGCTACCACTGAGCAGATCCATCGCGTCGAAATCGAGATCCAGCGCACCGGCCACCGGGTGCCGGAAGGATTTGACGCCCGCACGGTGCAACCGGACGTTGTGCGCACCCCATCGGGTGCGGAAGGCGTCGCTGCGCGTGGCGAGTTCGCCGATGAGCTCGGACAGCTCGCGGCTGTGCGGATCGCGCCCGGCCTCGGTGCGCAGCAACGCCACCGTCGTGTCCGCCGCGTCGTCCCGATCGGGGTAGAAGTCCTCGGCGCGGGGATCGAGGAAATTGAACCGCGCGATGTTCGCCCGGTGCGCCGGAACGTCGAGTACCGGGGCGTACAGCGCGCGCCCGAGCGCGTTGATCGCGAGGATGTCCAACCGACCGTTGCGCACGAAAGCCGCGGCCGTGGTCATCGAGTCGAGCAGGCGTTGCACGCTGGGCCGCAGCGTCGGCTTGGTGCGACGCCGCGGTGCCTTGGTGGTCTTGGCCGCACGGGCGAGGTTGAACAGGTGCGTTCGTTCGGCCTCGTCCAGCTGCAGGGCGCGGGAGACCGCGTCGATGACCTCTTCGGACACTCCACTGATGTGTCCTTTTTCCAGCCGCGTGTACCAGTCCGTGCTCACCCCTGCCAGGATGGCGACCTCCTCGCGGCGCAGTCCTGGCACGCGCCGTCGGCCGCCACCCGGCGGCAGGCCCGCCTGCTCCGGGGTGATCTTGGCGCGCCTGGTGGTGAGGAAGTCCCGGATCTCCGCTCGGTGGTCCATATAAGCCACCGTACGACGCTCCGCCCGTTGGAAGAGGGGTCGAATTTCTCCCCCGATAACTCCGCCCTCCCACGCGGGCCCGGTGTTAGGTTTTGTCGAGGGTGGCCGCGCAGTTCGGCCGGCGAATATCAGACAACCGAGACCGAATTCCCCATTCGTGTACCAGGAGACCTTTCCGCATGTCCTTTCCGGTGGCCGCCGGCAGCGCGGAACGCTGCGCCGGCCCCGCGGGTGCTCCGGCGCAAGCACGCCCGGCACTGATCGCGGCCGTGCTCGGGTTCTTCGTGATCACCCTCGACGCGGTCGTGGTCAACGTGGCGCTGCCGTCGATCCGGGCCGATCTCGGCGGCAGCGTGGCCGGGCTGCAGTGGGTGATCGACGCCTACACCGTGTTGTTCGCCGCACTGCTCCTCACGGCGGGCTCTCTGACGGACCGGACCGGAGCTCGCCGGACGTTCGGCGCCGGCTTGGCGGGGTTCGTGCTGGCGTCGGTGGCCTGCGGCCTCTCGCCGACGCTGGCGGCGCTGGTGGCGGCACGGTTCGTACAGGGTAGCGCGGCGGCAGTGATGACACCGTCGTCGATGGCGATGATCCGCCAGGCGTTTCCCGAGCCGGTGACGCGCGGGCGGGCGCTGGCCATGTGGGCGATGGGGGGTGCGGTCGCCTCCTCGTCCGGGCCCGTTCTGGGCGGGGTGCTCGACGCGATCGACTGGCGGTGGATCTTCTTCGTCAACGTGCCCGTCGGCGCGTTGGCACTCCTGCTGCTCACTCGTGTTTCCCGGTCGTCCCGCCGTCCCGCCCCGGTCGACGCGGTGGGCCAGGTCACCGGCGTGCTCGCGATGGGCGGGCTGACCTACGGCGCAATAGAGGCCGGGACGGCGGGCCTGACGGCGCCCCGGGTGCTGGGCGCGTTCGCGATCGCCGTGGCGGCGCTGACGCTGTTCGTGGTGACGGAGCGGAGGGTGGCACATCCGATGACGCCGCCCGGGTTGTTCCGCTCCCCCACTGTGGTGATCATCGTGGCTACCGGGTTCGCGTTCATGGTGTGCTACTTCGGGTTGCCGTTCGTGTTCAGCCTCTGGTTCCAGGAGGTTCGAGGACTGTCCGCGTTGGCCACCGGCGTGGCGTTCCTGCCGATGATGCTGATCGGCGCGGCATTGACGCCGTTCTCGGCCCGGCTGGCGGAACGCTTCGGCCACAAGGTGCTCATCGTGGCCGGGCTGCTGTCGATGACGGCCGGATCGATCGTGCTGAGCCTGCTCCCGGCCTCGACTCCGCTCTGGGCGTTGTCGGCTCTGATGATGCTGGTCGGGCTCGGCGGCCCGCTGGTTTCGCCGCCCGCCGCCACCGTCCTGCTCGATGCCGTCACCGCCCGTGACACCGGGACCGCGTCCGGTGTGTTCAACACCAGCCGCCAGGTCGGCGGCGCGCTCGCGGTCGCGGTGTTCGGCGCGCTGCTGGCCGACCCGGCCACGTTCCAGCAGGGAGTGCGCACCAGCCTGCTGCTCGCCGCGGCGGTCGCCGCCACGACCGCGATCGCCGCCCTGCGGTTGCGCATTGTCCGGACCACGCTGACGGACACCTGAAGATGAAGGGCGCCAGATGACCGACTGGACCGACCAGGAACTGGACCGCATCGGCACTGCCGAAGAGCTGGAGATCACCACCCGCCGCGGCGACGGGTCGCTGCGCACGTGGGTGCCGATCTGGAGCGTGCGAGTCGGCGACAGCCTGTACGTGCGCTCCTACCGCGGCACTGAGGGCGGCTGGTACCGGCATGCGGCCGGCCAGGGCATCGCTCGTGTCCGCGCGACCGGCGTCGAACGCGACGTCACCGTCGAGCCCACCGGCGAAGACACGCCCGCGATCGACGACGCCTACCGCGGCAAGTACGCCCGCTACGCCGGCAGCCACCTGCCCCCGATGCTGTCCGACCGAGCCTCGGCCACCACGCTGCGGCTGCGGCCCCGCGACTGACAACGGAACACCCGGCAAAAGGAGAAAGTGGACATGACGAACAACGAGCCGTCCGGCGCGCAGAAGATGTTCGGCGGTTTCGCGCCGGCACTGGTCACCTTCACCGACGACGTGCTGTTCGGGCAGGTTTGGCCCCGTGAGCAGCTCTCGCCGAAGGACCGCAGCCTGATCACGGTGGCTGCGCTGATCACCGGCGGCAACACCGAGCAGCTCACCTATCACCTCGGGCTGGCCAAAGAAAACGGCGCCACCGAGGACGAGCTGAAAGAGGCCATCACCCACCTGGCCTTCTACGCCGGCTGGCCCAAAGCCATGTCCGCGATGGCCGTGGCCAAGCAGGTCTTCGAAGGCAACTGAGGCGGCAACCATGGAAACCCGGATTCTCGGCACGGACCTCCGTGTCTCCGCCATCGGACTCGGCTGCATGGGCATGAGCCAGAGCTACGGGCCGCTGCCCGACCGGCGCGACGCGATCGCACTCATCCGCGCCGCGGTCGATCGCGGCGTGACGTTATTCGACACCGCCGAGGTGTACGGCCCGTTCACCAACGAGGAAATCGTCGGTGAGGCGCTCGAACCGGTGCGCGAGCGGGTCGTGATCGCGACCAAGTTCGGCTTCGCGTTCGACGCCGACGGCAGGCAAACCGGCCTGTCCAGCCGGCCCGAGCACGTCAAGCAGGTCGCCGACGCGAGCCTCCGCAGGCTGCGGACCGACACGATCGACCTGTTCTACCAGCACCGCGTCAACCCCGATGTGCCGATCGAGGACGTCGCCGGCGCCGTCGGGGAACTGATCCAGGCCGGGAAGGTGCGGCACTTCGGGATGTCGGAGGCCGCCGCGGCCACGATCCGCCGCGCGCAC
This window of the Amycolatopsis balhimycina FH 1894 genome carries:
- a CDS encoding SDR family NAD(P)-dependent oxidoreductase, yielding MTKVAVITGASRGIGAAAAVEFGRRGYAVVVNYHSRKDAADAVVEAVEQAGGKGIAVPGDMRMRDEAAGLINAAVEHFGRVDTLVCNAAIQVKRAAFADLPWDDFAAKVTDELAASYHVTQLALPIMREQRYGRLVYVSSGMAEGPGAPDMIGHGTAKAALNTFARYIAHEEGPHRIIANVVAPGYVRTDATAAAATALRGIEARITEHSPLRRVADPVDIGRVIAMFGSEDCSYATGVVVPVNGGIMLAH
- a CDS encoding helix-turn-helix transcriptional regulator, with product MDHRAEIRDFLTTRRAKITPEQAGLPPGGGRRRVPGLRREEVAILAGVSTDWYTRLEKGHISGVSEEVIDAVSRALQLDEAERTHLFNLARAAKTTKAPRRRTKPTLRPSVQRLLDSMTTAAAFVRNGRLDILAINALGRALYAPVLDVPAHRANIARFNFLDPRAEDFYPDRDDAADTTVALLRTEAGRDPHSRELSELIGELATRSDAFRTRWGAHNVRLHRAGVKSFRHPVAGALDLDFDAMDLLSGSSEQLTLTAYTAEPGTPSGDALALLASWAATQIDTSADESAR
- a CDS encoding MFS transporter; the encoded protein is MSFPVAAGSAERCAGPAGAPAQARPALIAAVLGFFVITLDAVVVNVALPSIRADLGGSVAGLQWVIDAYTVLFAALLLTAGSLTDRTGARRTFGAGLAGFVLASVACGLSPTLAALVAARFVQGSAAAVMTPSSMAMIRQAFPEPVTRGRALAMWAMGGAVASSSGPVLGGVLDAIDWRWIFFVNVPVGALALLLLTRVSRSSRRPAPVDAVGQVTGVLAMGGLTYGAIEAGTAGLTAPRVLGAFAIAVAALTLFVVTERRVAHPMTPPGLFRSPTVVIIVATGFAFMVCYFGLPFVFSLWFQEVRGLSALATGVAFLPMMLIGAALTPFSARLAERFGHKVLIVAGLLSMTAGSIVLSLLPASTPLWALSALMMLVGLGGPLVSPPAATVLLDAVTARDTGTASGVFNTSRQVGGALAVAVFGALLADPATFQQGVRTSLLLAAAVAATTAIAALRLRIVRTTLTDT
- a CDS encoding DUF2255 family protein — its product is MTDWTDQELDRIGTAEELEITTRRGDGSLRTWVPIWSVRVGDSLYVRSYRGTEGGWYRHAAGQGIARVRATGVERDVTVEPTGEDTPAIDDAYRGKYARYAGSHLPPMLSDRASATTLRLRPRD
- a CDS encoding carboxymuconolactone decarboxylase family protein produces the protein MTNNEPSGAQKMFGGFAPALVTFTDDVLFGQVWPREQLSPKDRSLITVAALITGGNTEQLTYHLGLAKENGATEDELKEAITHLAFYAGWPKAMSAMAVAKQVFEGN
- a CDS encoding aldo/keto reductase; this encodes METRILGTDLRVSAIGLGCMGMSQSYGPLPDRRDAIALIRAAVDRGVTLFDTAEVYGPFTNEEIVGEALEPVRERVVIATKFGFAFDADGRQTGLSSRPEHVKQVADASLRRLRTDTIDLFYQHRVNPDVPIEDVAGAVGELIQAGKVRHFGMSEAAAATIRRAHAVQPVTAVQSEYSLWWRKPEADVLPMLEELGIGFVPYSPLGKGFLTGAINSTTSFGSNDIRATNPRFTAEARRANQVVVDLLDTIAARKQATAAQVALAWLLARKPWIVPIPGTRKLHRLEENLAAADLELTTEDLDEIETAAAGIDVQGARYPEDLERLTGR